Proteins from one Oryza sativa Japonica Group chromosome 12, ASM3414082v1 genomic window:
- the LOC4352791 gene encoding 2-methyl-6-phytyl-1,4-hydroquinone methyltransferase 2, chloroplastic isoform 2 (isoform 2 is encoded by transcript variant 2) yields the protein MAMASSAYAPAGGVGTHSAPGRIRPPRGLGFSTTTTKSRPLVLTRRGGGGGNISVARLRCAASSSSAAARPMSQPRFIQHKKEAFWFYRFLSIVYDHVINPGHWTEDMRDDALEPADLYSRKLRVVDVGGGTGFTTLGIVKRVDPENVTLLDQSPHQLEKAREKEALKGVTIMEGDAEDLPFPTDTFDRYVSAGSIEYWPDPQRGIKEAYRVLRLGGVACMIGPVHPTFWLSRFFADMWMLFPKEEEYIEWFKKAGFKDVKLKRIGPKWYRGVRRHGLIMGCSVTGVKREHGDSPLQLGPKVEDVSKPVNPITFLFRFLMGTICAAYYVLVPIYMWIKDQIVPKGMPI from the exons ATGGCGATGGCCTCCTCCGCCTACGCCCCAGCGGGCGGCGTTGGCACCCACTCCGCGCCGGGCAGGATCAGGCCGCCGCGCGGCCTCGgcttctccaccaccaccaccaagtcGAGGCCCCTCGTGCTCACCAGGcgtgggggaggcggcggcaacatCTCCGTGGCTCGGCTGAGGtgcgcggcgtcgtcgtcgtcggcggcggcgaggccgatgTCGCAGCCGCGGTTCATCCAGCACAAGAAGGAGGCGTTCTGGTTCTACCGCTTCCTCTCCATCGTCTACGACCACGTCATCAACCCGGGCCACTGGACGGAGGACATGCGGGACGACGCCCTCGAGCCCGCCGACCTCTACAGCCGCAAGCTCAGggtcgtcgacgtcggcggcgggacGGGGTTCACCACGCTCGGGATCGTCAAGCGCGTCGACCCGGAGAACGTCACGCTGCTCGACCAGTCCCCGCACCAGCTCGAGAAGGCCCGGGAGAAGGAGGCCCTCAAGGGCGTCACCATCATGGAGGGCGACGCCGAGGACCTCCCCTTCCCCACCGACACCTTCGACCGCTACGTCTCCGCCGGCAG CATCGAGTATTGGCCCGATCCGCAGCGAGGAATCAAGGAAGCTTACAGGGTTTTGAGGCTTGGTGGAGTGGCTTGCATGATTGGCCCCGTGCACCCAACCTTCTGGCTGTCTCGCTTTTTCGCTGACATGTGGATGCTCTTCCCGAAGGAAGAGGAGTATATTGAGTGGTTCAAAAAGGCAGGGTTCAAGGATGTCAAGCTCAAAAGGATTGGACCAAAATGGTACCGTGGTGTCCGAAGGCATGGCCTGATTATGGGATGCTCTGTGACGGGCGTCAAAAGAGAACATGGAGACTCCCCTttgcag CTTGGTCCAAAGGTTGAGGATGTCAGCAAACCTGTGAATCCTATCACCTTCCTCTTCCGCTTCCTCATGGGAACAATATGTGCTGCATACTATGTTCTGGTGCCTATCTACATGTGGATAAAGGACCAGATTGTGCCCAAAGGCATGCCGATCTAA
- the LOC4352791 gene encoding 2-methyl-6-phytyl-1,4-hydroquinone methyltransferase 2, chloroplastic isoform 1 (isoform 1 is encoded by transcript variant 1) → MAMASSAYAPAGGVGTHSAPGRIRPPRGLGFSTTTTKSRPLVLTRRGGGGGNISVARLRCAASSSSAAARPMSQPRFIQHKKEAFWFYRFLSIVYDHVINPGHWTEDMRDDALEPADLYSRKLRVVDVGGGTGFTTLGIVKRVDPENVTLLDQSPHQLEKAREKEALKGVTIMEGDAEDLPFPTDTFDRYVSAGSIEYWPDPQRGIKEAYRVLRLGGVACMIGPVHPTFWLSRFFADMWMLFPKEEEYIEWFKKAGFKDVKLKRIGPKWYRGVRRHGLIMGCSVTGVKREHGDSPLQVFFFANLPCKLQIHISLLCSDDSFCRYFYFLLIYMLIITHGLATQHLGMTNVEE, encoded by the exons ATGGCGATGGCCTCCTCCGCCTACGCCCCAGCGGGCGGCGTTGGCACCCACTCCGCGCCGGGCAGGATCAGGCCGCCGCGCGGCCTCGgcttctccaccaccaccaccaagtcGAGGCCCCTCGTGCTCACCAGGcgtgggggaggcggcggcaacatCTCCGTGGCTCGGCTGAGGtgcgcggcgtcgtcgtcgtcggcggcggcgaggccgatgTCGCAGCCGCGGTTCATCCAGCACAAGAAGGAGGCGTTCTGGTTCTACCGCTTCCTCTCCATCGTCTACGACCACGTCATCAACCCGGGCCACTGGACGGAGGACATGCGGGACGACGCCCTCGAGCCCGCCGACCTCTACAGCCGCAAGCTCAGggtcgtcgacgtcggcggcgggacGGGGTTCACCACGCTCGGGATCGTCAAGCGCGTCGACCCGGAGAACGTCACGCTGCTCGACCAGTCCCCGCACCAGCTCGAGAAGGCCCGGGAGAAGGAGGCCCTCAAGGGCGTCACCATCATGGAGGGCGACGCCGAGGACCTCCCCTTCCCCACCGACACCTTCGACCGCTACGTCTCCGCCGGCAG CATCGAGTATTGGCCCGATCCGCAGCGAGGAATCAAGGAAGCTTACAGGGTTTTGAGGCTTGGTGGAGTGGCTTGCATGATTGGCCCCGTGCACCCAACCTTCTGGCTGTCTCGCTTTTTCGCTGACATGTGGATGCTCTTCCCGAAGGAAGAGGAGTATATTGAGTGGTTCAAAAAGGCAGGGTTCAAGGATGTCAAGCTCAAAAGGATTGGACCAAAATGGTACCGTGGTGTCCGAAGGCATGGCCTGATTATGGGATGCTCTGTGACGGGCGTCAAAAGAGAACATGGAGACTCCCCTttgcaggtttttttttttgctaatttgcCTTGCAAGTTGCAAATTCACATAAGCCTCCTTTGTTCGGATGACTCTTTTTGTCGTTACTTTTATTTCTTACTGATTTATATGTTGATTATTACTCATGGATTGGCAACGCAACACCTGGGTATGACGAATGTTGAAGAGTGA
- the LOC4352792 gene encoding putative hydrolase C777.06c encodes MAASVPNGHSVAGEGGTPAPPPSSSSLVFLGTGCSSAVPNARCLIQPPDPPCAVCSQSLSVPPELNPNYRCNTSLLIDYCQDEVTHKYILIDVGKTFREQVLRWFIHHKIPCVDSIILTHEHADAILGLDDVRIVQPFSPTNDIEPTPIYLSQFAMNSIAQKFPYLVRKKLKEGEEVRRVAQLDWRVIESDLQKPFVTSGLEFVPLPVIHGEDYVCLGFLFGRKSKVAYISDVSRFPPSTEHAISKSGEGQLDLLILDCLYRTGSHNVHLCWDQTLDAVKRICPKRALLIGMTHEMDHHKDNETLEEWSRREGIDVQLARDGLRVYIDL; translated from the exons ATGGCCGCCTCCGTCCCCAACGGCCACTCCGTCGCCGGCGAAGGAGggacgcccgcgccgccgccgtcctcctcctcgctggTGTTCCTCGGGACGGGCTGCTCCAGCGCCGTGCCCAACGCGCGGTGCCTGATCCAGCCCCCCGACCCGCCCTGCGCCGTCTGCTCCCAGTCCCTCTCCGTGCCCCCCGAGCTAAACCCTAACTACAG GTGCAATACTTCTCTTCTGATTGATTATTGCCAAGATGAAGTCACACACAAATATATTCTAATTGATGTTGGGAAGACATTCCGAGAACAAGTTCTACGGTGGTTTATCCATCATAAAATCCCTTGTGTTGATTCT ATTATTCTGACTCATGAGCATGCCGATGCAATCTTGGGTCTTGATGATGTTCGGATTGTACAGCCATTTAGTCCTACGAATGATATTGAGCcaactccaatttatctatcCCAATTTGCTATGAACAG CATTGCCCAAAAGTTTCCTTACTTGGTCAGAAAGAAACTAAAGGAAGGGGAAGAGGTTCGGCGAGTTGCTCAGCTTGATTGGAGAGTAATCGAGAGTGATCTTCAGAAACCATTTGTGACCTCAGGGCTAGAGTTTGTTCCCCTGCCG GTGATCCATGGCGAGGACTATGTTTGTCTGGGTTTCCTTTTTGGAAGAAAATCAAAAGTTGCTTATATATCAGACGTTTCACGGTTTCCTCCAAGCACAGAACACG CAATTTCAAAGTCTGGAGAGGGTCAGCTGGATTTGCTCATCTTGGACTGCCTTTATAGG ACTGGTTCTCATAATGTCCATCTTTGTTGGGATCAG ACACTGGATGCTGTTAAGAGGATTTGCCCCAAAAGGGCATTGCTCATTGGGATGACTCATGAGATGGACCATCACAAGGACAATGAAACGTTGGAAGAGTGGTCCAGAAG GGAGGGGATAGATGTGCAGTTAGCCCGTGATGGATTGCGCGTCTACATTGATCTGTAA